From Stenotrophomonas nitritireducens, the proteins below share one genomic window:
- a CDS encoding class I SAM-dependent DNA methyltransferase, giving the protein MQDKQYDADYFQRWYRRDDIGGPARLARKVQLAVAAAEYYLERPIRSALDIGAGEAAWRAPLLKLRPKLQYMGFDSSEYAVRRYGRTRNLHLATFGDFQWLRPCAPVDLLVCSDVLHYVPSRELRQGLPGLAELCSGVAFLELFTAEDEFHGDHDGFQQRPARWYKRQLREVGFRAVGSHCWLAPAFSEDIAALERAD; this is encoded by the coding sequence ATGCAGGACAAGCAGTACGACGCCGACTACTTCCAACGCTGGTACCGCCGCGACGATATCGGTGGCCCGGCGCGGCTGGCGCGCAAGGTGCAACTGGCCGTGGCCGCAGCCGAGTACTACTTGGAACGCCCGATCCGCAGCGCGCTCGACATCGGCGCCGGCGAAGCGGCCTGGCGCGCGCCGCTGCTGAAGCTGCGGCCCAAGCTGCAGTACATGGGCTTTGACAGCAGCGAATATGCAGTGCGCCGCTACGGCCGTACCCGCAACCTGCACCTGGCCACCTTCGGCGACTTCCAGTGGCTGCGGCCCTGCGCGCCGGTGGACCTGCTGGTCTGCTCGGACGTGCTCCATTACGTGCCCAGCCGCGAGCTGCGCCAAGGCCTGCCCGGCCTGGCCGAGCTGTGCAGCGGGGTCGCCTTCCTGGAGCTGTTCACCGCCGAGGACGAGTTCCATGGCGACCATGATGGGTTCCAGCAGCGCCCTGCCCGCTGGTACAAGCGCCAGCTGCGTGAAGTGGGCTTCCGCGCGGTTGGTTCGCACTGCTGGCTGGCGCCGGCATTCAGCGAAGACATCGCCGCACTGGAACGGGCCGACTAA